The DNA window TTTAAGATGATTTACCAGTTGAGGTGGAACCAAAAGCAGGAGTACAAATAGTTTGTGTGCATTGTATTGTTATGGGTGGGGTTTATCAGAAGAGGAGAACCATCAAGCCTTTTTAAGGGTTGGGAACCCTTATTGCTGCTATTTAGACAAGAAAGTTGTCTCTCGTTTTCTTTTCAGTACATGACTAATATTGAGGTTCTCTGTGGAATACATTGAATTGTCTCCATTATCTTGTCCAGTTGCACCAGCTGCCTGCAATTCTGAGTTGAACCCAGATGGTAGTATaatctgataatatttttatgggaGTTGGTTATTTGATAGTCATGCAATATGATAATCTCAGAATCCTACTTGCACAATATTATGATGTTTGACTCAGTATTTACATTAGTGTAATGGACATACTTAAAGAACAACTTCCTTGCTACTATTTAGATTGGGGACCTGTGCTATATTTCATGGAGTAGTTGTTTATTCATCTATTTCCAAACTCAGCAATTCTCATGCCATTAATTTGCCTACAGTTAACTATTTAATGATccagattttctttcttttgagaCATTAAAATCCAAGTTCTCTATCTCCCAGAGTAGTTTTATTACTGTATGAGTGTGTATGATCAAATGCATGATTTTGCAGGACATCCATGGATCTTGTTCTATACAGAACCAACACGGAAGGAACTTACCCAAAAACCAAAGTTTCAAGACCATGCAACACTGACTTCTCAACAACTAACTGTCACAACTAGGTTGGAGTCAGAGAGATACAGGATAACAGCCAGTGGTTTTCTCAGTGATGACTCTAGCCTAATTTTATCATCTGATGGTTCTAGGTCAAGGTTGGAAGAGCAAGACTGTGGATTGGTTGATGCTCTCACCGTGGCAATATCACGTGTGAGGATATCTGAACCAAAGAGAAGCAGGTTGTGTTGGCCCACAAGCCCTATCCGACAAGAGTGTTCCTCTAACATTAAGATTAACAATCTCTGTACAGCATTTTGATCCTGTTGTGTAAAAATGCTGACTCGGCTGCCAGGCATCGCCACTGTTAGTTGTAACTGCAACGGAAGAAAACTCTGTGGCAATAGATTTGTTGCTGCTTGGAGAAGGAAGAATAAAGACCATTAATAAAACAACCTTTTAGGTGAAAGTAAGTGGCAACTAAAATATTCTTGTTTCTATAATTTGTGAGAACCATCTGGTATTTTATTGGTGAGCTCCTGgtttcatttctttcatttagCCTGATCTGTAATACTAGTACAATGTGGCTTCTAAGCTTCCTGTGTAAATAGCATGTGTTACTGCTTGGCATGCTTTGCCTGAAGCTTCAGTTCaatgttagtttttttcaacaaatgaaGCCTAACATGTAACATATGTACGATTTTGAGTTGTAGAACTAAATGTGTTGAGTGtctgattttattttggttctgtCTATTTTCATATATCGTTATTCATCAAACCATAGACTCGAAACGGGTGGAATTTTTGGGATCTAGTAATTGCGGATTTTGAGTGttgacaaaaagaaagaaagaaacagctGATTTTGAGTAGACTCCGTAGAGTGTTGGATGGGGGATCCCAAAGctgtattatattaatttaaaagaacatTAAACATGGAAATCATTACAAGTAACTTGAGGATACAGTTTCAACTAGTAAATTTGGATCTTCTCATGTTGTACATCATACTCTTCCACTCGTGTCAATTGCTTCGACTGTCAAAACTTGCGTTCAGAagtcaagaaaacaataaaatattgcaTGATTGTAGCTTTTCGATGAAGCTCGACTTTTGAAGTATACCATGACCGTATGATCCTAAGCATGAAGATAAAcattaattacacaaaaagGTTTAAATTTATCATGTAATAGTCCAACGACTTCCAGCGTAGTCAATTCTCATGAACTTGGGATAGTTTAgcatatagttattaaactcgatgtTGATAATCTGTTAATCTAGAGTTAGGTCCGGGCCAGGTTTTCTTTCAAGTTGGAGTGAATGTTGGCTTAGTTAAACTTTATTGATTAGCATGGAAATTCAAACTCGTAACTTGATTGATTTAGTCAAGTTTATGTGAGAATTGCTGAGTTAACtcaaagaattgttttttttcttaatttttgttcaaATCAACatcatttcagtttttttatttattcaaaacaatgttattaatTTCTTCGTAATAATCTTGACTTGACAAACCGCAATACAAGTTTTGAGCTCGGTCAGATCCACTTTCAGGATATGTGCAGAAACTGCATGTGCAAGTTATTTCAGTTTTGTAAGTCTATGCAAGTTGTGGTCACATGATTGCatctttcctgtttttttttttttttttttttacctttactcttgttttcttcttttgactATCTTGCTTCCATTTGACACCACATTTAATTTGGGGGGTTTGTTTTCTACTCAACTGTATAGTTTTTAAGCAAGAGAACTATGCATGATATGGTGATCTAATTTCTTTACAATGACTTCTCACTtttgaggagagagagaaaaagaatctCATTACTTTCATGGCCAAATCACCTCCAGAACTAAGCAGACCCACATATCCCACTCTCAAAACTCCTTCCTGTCCTAAACAACGCACTACCATGTCAGCCTCTTCTCTCTACTCCCCTAAACTCTCTATCTTCCTTCTAGTCCTTTGCGTTTCTCTCTTCACTCTCTACCACATCCGGTTTCTCCATGCTCCACCATCTTCAACTTCATGGTCTCTCATGCACCATTGGGAAAGAGTAACCAATTGCACCCAAGAACTCGAATCCATGGCTGAAAAACTGCGGCAGGCGGTCACATTTCTCCCCCTTAAGGACTTACGCTATGCAGATACAGCTCCTGAAGGTCACACGTGGTTCATGAGCTCTATGCATGATACTCGTGAAGAAGGTGAAGTGCAATATCAGCAGTTTCCTTCAGAATCGTCAAAAGGTAGGTTACTTTGCTTGAAAGGAAAGGAGACACATGATGGTTCTTGGAATTCATATGCACTGGCATGGCCTGAAGCATTGCCTATCAATGCCACTCTTCTAAAAGGACTAACCTTTGTATCATATAACCATTATAACTATGATAATATTTGGCATGGGTTATCAGCAATGGTACCATTTGTTTCTTGGCATAGAAGAAATGGGTGTGAATCTCCAAGTAGATGGATTCTGTACCACTGGGGTGAGCTAAGGTTCAATATGAGTCCATGGCTAAAGATCCTAATAGAGGCAACATTTGGTGGAGCCCCATATATTGAAAACTTTGAAGGGGTTAATGATAGTCAACCAGTTTGCTTTGAAAAGTCTGTGGTGATGAGGCACAATGAAGGAGGCATGTCAAGAGACACGATGATTGAGACTTATGATTTGATGAGGTGCAAAGCTAAGGTGTATTGTAATTTAAGCTTAGAAGGTAGGATTGCTGAGGTTAATAAGCAAGGTTTACCAGTGATTGGCATGACCCTGTTCATGAGAACTGGTACAAGATCATTCAAGAATGAATCTGCAGTGATTGGAATCTTTGAGAAGGAGTGCGCTAAGATAGATGGGTGCAGGTTGATGGTGGCATACTCCAACAATCTAACATTTTGCGAGCAGGTTTGTAAGATTCTgtctattttctcttttttcattaataattacAACCTAAAACACATTAAGTATTTTAACTAGCTAGTGGGATATGTGTGAATCCCAGTAGAGAGAATGCATTGACAACCTTAAAGAGAAGAGCCTTTTAGCACAGCACTTAGGACTACTATATTGAAAATGTTTACACAAACACATATGTGCTCATAAGGTTGCTGGTCATGTGCgttgttttatttgagagaaGGTGGAGGTCATGCTGGCACTTGTTCTACCTTTTCGTATCAACAGGCAAGCCCAAGTTTAGATTTTGCTGAAAATTGTCTTCGTTCATTTGATTTGCGAAATTCATGGAgaaggaaaagataaagagTCAACGATTTTCATTTCTTATGGTCAAGAAatcttcaatattaatattCCCTAAAGAAAGCTCTATTGAGTGAGGCTCAAGACTTGCCCAAAAGGCAGGCCACATGATAGCATGTACACAGCATTAAAGGCCACTCCCCAATTTTTGGtgagttcaaacttcaaagtaaGAGAATGCCATAGCTAGCATAAATAACCATTGATTGTGTGAAATGTTATAAATTCTACATCAAGCACATTAATTTCGAGTACACTCCAAATTGTTAAGGTAGAACAATATAGGAACTTTACTTGTTTTAGTATTTGATGCAAACATGAGACATAGCAAATAACAATTTTGTTCATAGCCAGATTTCTATCTTACCTTTCCTCGCGGGACAGTTTTGCCTGAACGCTCAGCTTCATCTGCTCAACACTTTAAATACTGTCTATCTTTGCTAGTAGTCTAgttaaagaaacacaaaatgaTTGTATATGATCAACACCTTCTTACATTAATGAAGCCAATGcttgataaatattttcttgatattcCCAGGTGAAGTTGATGAGCTTGACAGATATTCTAGCATCTGCTCATGGTGCTCAGTTAACAAACTTGTTCCTAATGGACAAAAACAGCAGTGTCATGGAGTTCTTCCCAAAAGGATGGTTAAAACTTGCTGGTGTAGGCCAATATGTTTTTCACTGGTTGGCAGGCTGGTCTGGGATGAGACACCAAGGAGCATGGCGAGACCCTAATGGAGATGAATGCCCCTACGGCGAAGATGATCGCCGGTGCATGACAATTTACAAGACTGGCAAGATTGGACTCAACGAGACTTACTTTACTGAGTGGGCTAAAAAAGTTCTCAATGAAGTTAAAATAAAGAAGTTGGAGGCAGCAGCAAATAAGACTAATGCTTCAGCTTCTATTTGTGCTTGTGGCTAGCTAACTTGCTCTCTTGATGAcagattttttgtttcatttttttcctttccaatgCGTACTTTCTTATGAGATAGCTTTGAAATTAAGACCTCTTGGAAGATAAAATTAAGGTCATTTAAACAACTGTTCAGTGACATTGTATTgtttgttattgaattttattttttttacactaatcaacaaattattatttttattcaataggATTATACTCGAGCGGCTCGAGTGTAACACATACTAatgtttttgtttagaaatatagtataagttgttttttacttgaaaatatattaaaataatattttttttatttttttaaatttatttttaatatcagtacaatctaaaaaaaaattaaagcaaaaaaatcaaatattttctaaaacacAATTAGATCGTAATATTAGACAAACCCTAAGTTTTTCTCTAAATAAgatcttaaattgttttttgttggtctcttagaaaaaatagatataaaaagaataaaaatatatttagttggaagaaaaaaaacaaataaacaattttgaaatgagttatagtttttttataaaaaaaaaaaaaccaagaggtATAAAAGATATCTCATCTCTATTTccattaactttgttttttctattttaaaattgtaatcaAATACTATTCTAATCAAACATCAGCCTAGTTTgctagtaaattaatttttcattctaaGATCTGTATAGACTTAATTGaatcaaggaaacaaaataTCTTACGatgtggttgaaattaaaattgaacaaaaaataatttaatgtgtttggttaaaaatactttttaaatagaggttattaaataattttaaaaatatatatattaatattgatggtttttaatttaaatattatagatttaactactgctattacatcatgaaataaataatattttatataaaatattttttattgttacactaaactatttacaattccatcacgtataaATTAAATACATCTGATAAGGACTACAATTTCCTTAGTTTCTTAAGCACGCGCGTaacaacatcaagtaaaatataatcaggaacaaaattggaattgcgatcaaattctgcaaatactacgtcatcaagcaattttcatctaatttatgtagtgatactttataatgttaaacactaatttttcgaataaaacacaattaaaaataaaaaatttaatttaatttttttatcttactgggtcggacctagttcaatgcatttagctttggACCGGACCCGACCCGATCCAGCCGGAACAGTGGAGAATGACTCCACTATTCatttaagtgaacagtggagagtgaattataatttactctgtgaacagtggagagtgattCACTCTCCAcgggaagaaaaggaaagcagcATTGAGCTGCTTTTAATGACTCTGCGTTTTAAATGCAATTAATGGTGGGGTCCATGAACAGTAAATAAAGTTATACTCGTTACCAAACAATGATTTTCCGTGATTTCCTTCAAAAACAGAAGCAACAACGGAAACAAACAGgcatttaaacattaatttaacaGCAAAAAACTAACTAATAAAAACTAACATGTAACTATCTAGTAGGTGGCTcagtgataagagcttgagACTAAAGGGTTTGCTtcctttgtggtctcaggttcgagtcctgtggttgctaatatgatggccactggaggcttacatggtcgttaacttcagggcccgtgagattagtcaaagtacacgcaagctggcttgaacacccacgttaattaaaaaaaaaaaaaaaaactaacatgttATTTGCTGAATTAGGCAGCCACAAATGGAGCTAGACAGGCATAAACATATATTGACGATGAGTCGACTTATTAGCTTTTCAAAAAAGCTTAAGCTTCGTGGCCCGTCTAAGCAGGAATTAAAATTGGCAAGCCCTACAATGTCAATAATAATGCAAACACAACAATGGAGAGGCAGCCTGTTGTTACCAACAAAATTTCATAGACACATACATACCTCTGTATGTCTATACATGTAGTTATGTCTGTACCTTTGGTGTCCGAAACATTCTCATATCATTCATCAATGGAACCCTCGAATGGACCTAGTTCTTCATAGTTTCGGCCGAGCTAAAACAATGTAACATATATCTAGATGGGCTCTGtccattttttcttccttcGGAACTCAAAAGTGAAGTGGGTCCAAAAACAATTGCACGGTTGGATTGAAATTGTGTATCATCCACACTCATATGTAGAAGTTACCATAATTAAACCCTGGTCTGGTCTagtagattttataaattaccaatttaaaattagcctatttaagattatggttgagattattttttaaaatattttttatttagaaatatattaaaataatatttttttaatttttttaaaaattatttttgatatcagcgcattaaaatgatctaaaaataccaaaaaaatattaatttaaaataaaatcaaaattcaatttttttcaaaaagatttttgaaaagcaaaaataatatttttaattgttttggatattaaaataattaaactcaaGTGATTTGATTAGCTGATCCGTAGAATGATTGTTTTATAAAACTCGGGTAAGAGTGACTGATTatgttaatttcaaaaaaaaattcaaaatattttatttttttatctaaagtaacattattttattaatttttaatttctatcctAGAAGATTCATCCAAATTAACTTAATGACTCGAGAATTAACTCAACAACTTAGCTGCTAGACTTGATGACTCATGGTTAGCCTTAACaaggtttgataactatgaaaGTAATTATACTATACTATACTGGATTGGATTGGATAGAAATTTCGCTTGTATTATTGGTgttcgatatatatatatatacaccaacTAATTAACTACAGGACAACACTATCAGTTCAGCCAGCTAAGGTTAGACAGTGTGATCGACGTGGTCTcctccatttatttccttttctactACATGATTACTccaataatttcattttctaatcTCTGGTGGACGGAGttgtttgagagagagagagagagagagagagagagagagctaatACTCTAATGTATAAGaatctctttattttaaaaggatttaaaagatttttcaataataattcgTATAAATTATCGTTATAAGTCGAACACTTATATAGGTTGTGATTTGTGAAAAATCAGTCTTaaagtaaatatttaaaattgaaaagaatatccgatctttttataaattctaaataaCTGTAGATGTGTTTAAACGGTACttgaaactttaaaaaaaagttaaattcacTATTTTTACTGTATGTATATACGTATTTCAAGGAACCAAGATGAGGCTATCATGTCTTGCCAAACCCCAACAGCTAATGGGGACATGCATGTGGGGAAAATGGCATTGGATGTTAACGTGGCTCATTTCCCACCACCACCCTTATTCAAACACCTCGCTGTCTCTGAATTTCCACAAgatatatacaaaataattatgatataaaaacgTCCAAAATCACTCATTTTCCATCCATATCACTGCACAAGTCAATCACCAGTTGATAAGATCGATTGAAGGTACATCTGAGTTTGGCTGATAACCAAGGTAGTTTACTGTTGAATGGATGGTAAAAAAAAGCTTGAGTTTAGAGCTTCTTGAATGATTAGTTGAAGTAGTGGGCCTTGATTGAAGATCATTAATCTCTTGGATTTGacatgtttttgaatggaaaaTGATTTACATGCCAGAGTTTTTTCACATGAACATGGCAGTAATTAACTGGGTGAAccatgcattttaaaaattattaaacgaTTAGTAGTTAAACAAGATTAATATGATCCTAAAGTTGATTTTCCCTCCTTGATTATGATCTGCATAATATTCAGTAAGTATTTGCTACATCGTAGCTTGCGATATCACAACCAAAATGCATGGCTTCTTGTCCGACGAAGATGGAAGCATCCCCACATGGCCATCACCCAATTACTAGGGTTGGTGTCAACTTTTATTGTCGTACGTTGTACCCAAGAATCTGACTTGCAACTGATTACAGGTCTGGATTTCGATCTATATACGTTGAATGATACATGCATGAGCTAGAAATATAGAAATCAGTTGTGTCTGCATGCCTGGAGTTTCCTCTCTTTTTGCTCAGTTATGGTCTTAAACTTTCATAAGggatatcaaaattttaatttagaagagtttttttcttttttgtaatattttttattgaagcaAAGAGAATTTTACTAAATCTTCCAATTTTTAAGCAATGTGGGGGAAACTTCTATatggaatttctttttttatcgatcaaaataatattactgAGAAATCATGGAAATTCCTCAAAGAAAAATCCATATATGAGAATTAAGGAAAGGTTTTATTTGCTAGACAATAATAGCTTCtctttcaaaatcaagaaacattttAGCTGCCAGCAGATTGAGGGTAGGAAACAATATCCCAGGCTCTAAAGAGCTCCAGAGGGTCCCATCACCCTTATCTCTATCACTGTCAGGCAAGAGGTGGTTTCATATTACGaccgtttgttttttatttcaaaagtattttaaaaatatttaaaatttttttttactttaaattaattttttgagtattttaagaaaatattttaaaaaaaattaaaaaaatattattttaatacattttcaaacaaaaataacacttttaaaatcAACCACTTACCGTCTCATTCTCGTAAATACCTCTCATTCTCAATCTTCCTGTCGTTGAAATCCTTACAGAAAAGGAGCACAAATAATTATGTACAGAACTCTTTTTTCTATgcccaaatttaaaaattattgttcttgtTTCCACATTCACTTTTTTTCACAAAAGGTTAATCAATCAGAAGAATTTGGCTGAAGACTCTTGGACTCACTTTGAGCTTTTCATAACACAATGCATGTGTGACCAAAAAGTTATTCTTGAGATTAATTGGATGATCCCAAAACCCCACACCTTataaatccaaagaaaaaggTGCAAATTTATACCAAAATTTTTTTCTCGTTTTTGGCAATTATTAGATTATTCAATGGGAATAACCCTGTTCTCCTTCTTTGGGATGTtctctaatttttatatattaaaattaagtattttttaaatatagttattaaatttgtcCGACCTGACAGATCGACTTGGTATTTTGAAGCTTAACCCATGTCatgtttaatttcaaattaaatcattatgaATATTGATCTGGTTAAACTCAAGCAACTTGATGAGTTGATCTACAACTTGATCAAATCAAGATGAGACTTCACCAGGtctactttaataaaaaaaaaaattaaaactgaaatgttgttattttagaaaaataattgattatattAACCTAGTGATCCAACAATTTAGGTCTAAAATAGATCATATATTGCACTAACAACAACTGTGAGTTTaagtatattatttatatttaaagtaatGGGTTtgtaagaaatttattttataatatcttttaaaattaaaatattaaataataacataGGGAGAAAATCCAACTCCTCAGCATCCCACAACtctttttaggtgttttttaaattaaataaataattttaatatattgttaattaaaaaatatttttaaaataacaaaaacacaaaaaaaaaaaaggtggcaTGGGTGTGTAATGGTCATGGAATGTTTGTCCCACCTTATTGAGTAGTTACTATCTTCTTCCAAGAATTCATGTCAGATCTTCCATTGAAATTTCAATATCAATGCGGTTTACATAGTACTAATATATGTGGGATCCGCAAAGGAAAGTTTACAAGATGATGATGAAGGAGTCAACACCTGAAAGAtaagaaaatcttaattaatgatCAACATTATTATTctggaaaacaaattaacataattacaCATGCGATAACAACAATCTAAGGCCATATGTTCATCATCTTAATGATATGATTTTGCACTCCTGAAATACTTAATTCTCTCTCAAGTTTATTCATCATAATAATGCACTTATAAACATACAAATTGTTGGCTTGATATATGGTATAGTTATAAAACGAGTCGGGGAAAGGACCTGATCGAAAAAATCAATCCAagtttacttaattttttttaaaaaaacatcataacaaTGTtgattcgataaaaaaaaaaaaaaaaaaacagtaggtTTTACCTTGGATTAATTGAGTCGCATATTAAGCTATGTTTTTTAACTGAATTAGGAGGTCAATTCTTtaccctatttgtttttatttagtaattGTGAGTATATAGGTCAGCTTATACGTAtcttaactaatttttaaaattttaaaattaagtatttaatGATCCTATAagttgtaatatttaaataagtaatatgaagatttttaccctattttttttttcaacctgtAGTAGTCCAAGAATTATATTTGCCGAGTTCCAAGTTCATCCGTAAGTCTAGCCCCTCTGGATTTATATCCAAGACTTGATAGTCAAGTCACAATTTATTTCTACtttaacaacaaaaattcaagattcaACTTGAGCCATAAAAGCAAaatcttcaacaaaaaaaaaaaaaaaacaataattcttaCCCAAATAACCTGGAAAAGAGAGCTTGATTTCAGTACACACAAATTAGCCATCAGAGAATCACTTAGCTGTAAAAccaggagggaaaaaaaaatagacacacaTTGTGCATATAAACAACACAAAAAttggaaaaggagaaaaatagaTAATGGGAGGTAGGGTCAGGATGGAAGAGGCAAAAAAGGACATGGAGTCAAGTCTCAGacaataatcaatcaaatacaCATCTCCAAATAGTAAAAAAGTCTGTGTATTTCTAGAGTGCTTCTGATGAGTGGGGAAGAAGGCCATCACCAGCCTTATAAAAAGGCCAAAAATACTTGTTACTAAtccagctagctagctagctagtctATGGATGGATGGGGGGGCATGCTTATCATTTCTTGctgacacaaaaaataaaataaataaataaaacactccTTTAACTGAAACTAATGGACCT is part of the Populus trichocarpa isolate Nisqually-1 chromosome 7, P.trichocarpa_v4.1, whole genome shotgun sequence genome and encodes:
- the LOC7486077 gene encoding uncharacterized protein LOC7486077 — protein: MAKSPPELSRPTYPTLKTPSCPKQRTTMSASSLYSPKLSIFLLVLCVSLFTLYHIRFLHAPPSSTSWSLMHHWERVTNCTQELESMAEKLRQAVTFLPLKDLRYADTAPEGHTWFMSSMHDTREEGEVQYQQFPSESSKGRLLCLKGKETHDGSWNSYALAWPEALPINATLLKGLTFVSYNHYNYDNIWHGLSAMVPFVSWHRRNGCESPSRWILYHWGELRFNMSPWLKILIEATFGGAPYIENFEGVNDSQPVCFEKSVVMRHNEGGMSRDTMIETYDLMRCKAKVYCNLSLEGRIAEVNKQGLPVIGMTLFMRTGTRSFKNESAVIGIFEKECAKIDGCRLMVAYSNNLTFCEQVKLMSLTDILASAHGAQLTNLFLMDKNSSVMEFFPKGWLKLAGVGQYVFHWLAGWSGMRHQGAWRDPNGDECPYGEDDRRCMTIYKTGKIGLNETYFTEWAKKVLNEVKIKKLEAAANKTNASASICACG